TTTCAGATACTTTGGGCAGGAAACTGATTTTTCCGTTTTCCTCCAGGATCGCCGTCTCAATTTTAGATACGTCAAAGTATCCGTTTACGCGGCACTGCATAAGAAACTCGGTCACATCAATTTTAGCTTTTTTCAGATTTTTTTTGTAAAGCTCTCCGTTGTTTAGGAGTACCAGAGGCTTCCCTTCGATAATTCTGCGGGCTTTCATAAATCTGGAACCGACTATAGACAGGCAGATGTCAAACAGAGCGTATACAACCATGGCGACTAAAGGCTGTGTAAAATTATCTTCCAGTGACGTTGCCATCTCGGCGGCTATTGAACCTATAGTAATACCTATAATATAATCGAACATGCTCATCTGGGAGAGTTGACGATTTCCCATCATTTTAGTCAAGGCAAATATGACGACGATTGAGCCAATGGAAAGCAGCGTAATTTTCAGTATTTCAGGCATAAGAACTCCTTTATATATCCTTTGTTTTCCTTAGTATCTCAGGAAATCAGGGATTCTATACATTTGCATAGCACAAAGTACCTGTGGAATCCATTGGCTGATGCGTCTGCTTCTTACCAGATTTTAATATAGTTTTTACCATTTTTCAGGAGTGAAATCGGCCCCATAGGACTCTTTCCACTTTTCTTGTTACCGAGTAAATCAATATTCAGAACAAGCCCGTCTCCATCGGGCCGTTCATATTCTGCATCTGCAATGCGAACCCGGGGTAAAGTTTTAGTAGCCGGTATCTCACCGGAGAAGTTTTCATAAGTTTCCGGTAATTGACAGGACAGATATACTTCGTCCCCATCTTCAATGACCTTTAGATCTGGCTGAAAGTTTTGCTCTACCAGATTTTCTTCTTCACGCTCGAAGGGTCTGGCTTCGGCAAAATATACGTTATGATTTATATAAACAGGTTGTTCCACCAGATTGAAGGATTCGGCGTCACCAGGTATTTTATCGACTGCTTCAATATATGCATTCAAACAGGTGGTGTAATTCTTATAGTGGGAGGTTCCTACCCCATCCAGGCTTTGCGAACCAATGAAGATATTATTATAAAAACGGTCGTCACCTCCATAAACAAAAGAAAAACCTGCAACCTTAGTACTGTGAGGCAGATGATATTGCGTGGAACGGGTCATTTCTTTACGATGAACCATCGTTCCGCAGATCAGATTGTTGATATAGGCTCCGCCCTGGGATACGTTGTCAATCGAATATTCGGAAGCCATGATGTTGTGGTCCACAAGATAAGGACCATGGCTTACTTCCACAAAAAAGTCTCTGTTATTGGAATAGAATAGATTCCCGGAGACTCTTGTTCCCTGTGCTTCCCAATCCAGCCATAGTCCCAGAGAGCAGTCGTGGATCCGGTTATGGTGAATCTGGACATCGATGGCTGCATGGAGTTTGATTCCGGCAATTTCATGCCCGTAAAACTCACGTTTCAAGGCGATATTGTAAATATGGTTGTGATGTATCTCGCTGAAGATACAACCAAGATGTCCTACAATTCCGGTTTGGCCGCAGTCATAGATTGTATTATTGCGAATGATATGGGAACCGATTTTCTCCTTGCACCAGCCGCTTCGCTCAGCGGTGAAGACTGCTTCCAGCTGGTATTGATATCCGGGCTTATCCTTTCGGATGGAGCGATAGTTGTTACCTGTAGAGCTTTCTTTTCCTATACTGATGGCACTGCACTTTGCATCGTGAATGATGTTATTTTCAATAATCCAGCCTTTGCTCCAGTTTGCACCTAAAAGTCCGGGTTGATCCGCTGTGGGGGGTGCCCATGGGGTAGCTGCCTGTGCCATCTCAAAGCCTCTTACGGTGATATAATCGATTCCGGTCTCCTGGGGGTAAAAACAGGATCTGCGGACGTTAATCTCCACATATTCCCTGTTGGGATCGGAGCCCTGGAAATTTGCAAAAATAGTAGTATAGCCTTCGGATACTTCCGCATACCAAAGATATTTTGTCTGTTCTTGGTTATGAACGGGAACAATTTTATCCGTCCAGTTGTCCAGAATCTCTTTTTTCATCTCCGGATTGTCCAGTTCTTCGAGAGAACCGGCTTCATAGAAGGACATTCCGTTTAAATAAAGATCTCCCAGATGCCGGGTTTCTTCTGAAACAAGCCAATCCCCGAAAACTTCAAGGGCAAATGGATTGTAATCCCCGAAAAATGAATCAGGCAGTACTGTCTTCCATATATTCCCTTCCACGTATTGCCAATCCCGTATTTGTTCAGAGCCCTTAATTACTACCTTTTCTCCTTCAGCAGCCTGATAGGTAATTCTTCTTATATTGCTTAATCCTTTGCATTTAGGCTTTACCCATTCGCGGTAGATGCCTTCGTGAACCGTAACAGTGTCCCCTGCCACAGCGACTGAAGCGGCTTTATTAATCGTCAGAAAAGGCTCCCGGAGAGTTCCCCCGGCATAGTCAGACCCATCCTTTGCCACATGATATTCCATAGCTTATACCTCCTTAAGATATTGTTGCTTTGATTATAAGAAATAGAGACTGTTATTTCAATTCAAAAGGTAGTATACTTTAAGACAATATTCGTGTTATAACAAGGAGGATATCATGGTATTTTTTGAAAAACACGGAATGGAAGGGAAGGATTTTTTTCATTATACTCCATTGAAAAATTATAGCTTTCCGCTGCATTTTCATCGGGCATATGAATTAATTTACGTGAATTCAGGTCAGCTGAATGTTTCCATTGATCAGAGAGATTTTTTATTGAAAGAACATGATATGGCCTTTGTCTTTTCAAATCAGATTCACGAATTTAAGACGATTGGCTATTCGGACATCTGTGTCATGCTGTTTCCTCCAGAAGTAATCGGGGATTTTTACATTAATTATAAAGGGCTTGTTCCGGAAGATAATAAGATACACTGGGAAAAAGAAATTGATTTTCAGAAACTGAAATCCATCTATGGACAAAAGAGCTTTCTGTATGATCTTTGTTCCAGGATTGTTGAACAGAGTTCTTTTGCCAGAATTAATAAAACAAGTCAGTCCAGGGTCCTGTATCAGATTCTCCTATATGTAGAAGAAAACTATGACCGTGCATGCACATTGAAAGATATTGCCAGATATCTGCAATACGACTATCCATACATATCAAAATTATTTGTACGGCAGATGAATATGACGTTTACGGATTATATAAATCAATATCGAATCTCCCAGGCCTGTTATCAGCTGAAAAATACATATCGGTCAATCAGTGAGATTGCAGCTGACTGCGGATATAATAACCTGAGAACATTTCATCGTAATTTTAAAGAGATAATGACTTGTGCACCTGGAGAGTATCGGGCTATGGATTGAGGAGCCGACCTATATGTGTCAGCTCCTTTTAAAAATTATGAAGGCAGGCCCTCAGTGGGGATCAGTAGTTTTTCTCCGATCAGAAGCAAGTTGGAGGAAAGATTGTTAAGCTTCTTAATGTCCTCTGCAGTCGTGTTGAATTTTTGTGCAATAAGCCAAGGGGTATCATCCTTTTGAACCGTATATTGAAAGTCCGGCCCCATGGAATTTACGGGGATTTTTAATTCCTGTCCGGCATGTATCGCCGTACGCTTCAAGTTATTTGCTTTCAGAATGTCATCAACGCTGGTATGAAATCTCTGTGCAAGCAGCCAGACTGTATCGCCGGGCTGCACCATGTAATCCATGATTCCGGGCTCCTGCGCAGGTCCGGGAGCGTTATCCATGATACCCCAATAAAGTTCATACAGTTTGCTCCAGGTAGCGCGGTCGGCAACCCCGTTTGGATTTATCCCCGTTAGTTGTTGGAATGTGGTCACAGCATGTGTAGTGGGAGCGTCAAAGGTTCCGCTTTGTGTCACTTGGGCAATTCCGGGATAATATTTACCTATAAATTGCATCATGTATTGCAGCGTAAGAACGTTAATTCCTGTTGAACCCAGGCTAAGAATATAATTTGGAGAGACTGTTTCGATTCCCAGTGCAGCTCCTTCTCTGTCCAGCTCCGCCAGTCTGGCAACTGCGGTGTAGATACTTGAGATCTTATTCCAGGTAGCCTTACCTACAACGCCATCGGGGGTCAGGTTAAAGATAGTCTGGAATTTGGTAACTGCCGCCTGCGTACTGTTTCCATACACACCAGGGGGATCGTCAATATTAGGAATTGCAGGATAATTTTTTCTGATTCTTTCCAGATAGGTTTGAATCGTCTGCACATCCAATCCGGTACTGTCCAGCCGCAGTGCGGCACCGGGGTAGGATATGATGATATCTGTAATCATGTACGTTTCGGCAATTTCGATATCCTCCGGATAATAACTGCGCAGGATATCTAATGCGGACATTCCCTGATCGGCCAGTGAAACCGTTCCCCATTGGGAGAGACCGGAGCAGGTAACTGTGGTGCCATTGCAAAAGGAACTGAAATACGGAGCTATATGACCTTGCTGACGGATGTATTGATTAAAGATATCATCTACGATACCACTGACAGATTCGTATATGGTTCTTCCATATACATAATATTGGTCATAGGCAGGACTATTTGTAATATCAAAATTATATCCATTGCTCCGGTACCATTCCGTGAAGACCCTGTTTAAAGCAAATGTAATGATTGCGTATATATTGCTTACGAGGGCAGCCCTGGGCCAGGTGGGATAGATCTCACTGCAGGCCACATTTTTTACATAGTCAGGAAAGTATACCTGGACATTGATTGCAGAAGAGGACGGAGTGCCCAGATGTACTGTAATCGGATTCGGAATGACAACATGACGCAGAATAAAAGGTTCTACGGCAGGCCCCTTCTGATTTCGGGGAGCATCCATCTCTAAGGCAACCTCTCCAATAAAAAGCTGGTTCATCACCGGTACACTCCGATTTTCCGGCAGAGGAATCAAAGTGACAGGCTGGCATGCAGTTTCCCCGTCAAATATATGTATGCCTGAAATATATAGGCTGTCGAAATGACTGGAGAAAGCTTCCAGATTATAACTTGTGTAAGGTGTTCCTTCATAAGCGGGATCCAGGGATAAACTTCTGTCCACAGTCTGCAAAGAAATTTTTTCAGTATTCCCGTTTTCATCTGTTCTCAATTCATAGAGTACGTTATTATCAGCATCCATGATTTTTACCTGCACACCTGCCAGGGGAATTGCATCCTCTGCAGTACGTGCCTGTATGATTAAATAACCCTCAGCCATTGAACCATATTCCTCCTATACGCATATGTTAGTAATAGAGAAAAGTTTTTCTATAATTAACTTTATTTTCATGAAGGTGGATATATGCGTGAGATCAGCAAATTATCGGAACTTGAACAAGGTGAGAAGGCTCTGGTCCTGGAAATCTGCTCGGAGGAAAGCATGGGACGGAGGCTGCAGGAGCTGGGCCTGATCAAAGGAACGGAGGTGACCTGCATACGGAAAAGTCCGCTTGGAGATCCTGTGGCGTTTCTGATACGGGGGGCACTCATAGCACTGCGTCTTGAGGATGCATCCTGTGTTAAAGTTCAGAATTGTGAGGTGCAGGATTGGGATTAAAAAAAGAAGCTGATAGAGTAATTGCTTTGGGAGGCAACCCGAATGTGGGCAAAAGCACAGTTTTCAATGAACTAACCGGTTTGCATCAACATACGGGAAACTGGATCGGGAAAACAGTTACCAATGCACAAGGATATTGTAATCATAAGCAGCAAGGTTATGCAGTGGTGGATCTTCCCGGCTGCTATTCTTTGATAGCCCATTCCGCAGAGGAGGAAGTTGCCCGTGATTTTATCTGTTCCGGCAAGGCGGATGTGATTATTATTATCTGTGATGCCACCTGCATGGAGCGAAGTCTGAATCTTGTTTTGCAGACATTGGAAATAGCGTCAAATGTGGTGGTCTGTGTTAATCTGATGGATGAGGCTGAAAAGAAAGGGATAAAAATAGATCTGTCCGTTCTTTCCGAACAGTTAGGTGTCCCGGTAGTCGGAACAGCGGCCAGGAGTAAAAAGGGGCTGGCGCTTTTGATGGATGCTGTGGCTAGGACAATTGAACAGAATCATGAGAAAAAAAATGTTAAAATCACATCTTTTGAGGATGCCGGAGATACACTGCGTGGGCTGGATCCATACATTACGATATCCGCGGTGGATGATATATGTAAGAAATCAATTACCTATGAGAATAATAACTATAGAACAAGAGATTCCAGGATTGATCATATTCTGACCGGCAAGTGGACCGCCTTTCCGATTATGATTCTGGCGCTGTTGGGTATTTTCTGGTTAACAATAACAGGTGCCAATTATCCCTCTGAAATGCTCAGCAAATTTTTATTTTGGATAGAGGATCAGCTGGTTGTCTTGTTTCAATGGCTGCATGTGCCGGAAGTACTTACCGGGCTTCTGCTATCGGGCGTTTATCGTGTCCTCGCCTGGGTGGTTTCTGTCATGCTGCCTCCGATGGCGATTTTTTTCCCTTTGTTTACACTGCTTGAGGATGTGGGTGTCCTGCCGCGTATCGCTTTTAATCTGGACAAATGCTTTAAAAAATGCTGTGCCTGCGGCAAGCAGAGTCTGACCATGTGCATGGGATTTGGCTGCAATGCAGCCGGAGTAACCGGCTGCAGAATCATCGATTCTCCCCGTGAACGCTTAATCGCCATCATAACGAACAGTTTTGTCCCATGTAATGGCAGGTTTCCAATCCTGATTGCTGTCATATCCATGTTCTTCGTGGGAGCGGCATCCGGCGGCATCAAGACTATATTATCGGCTGCATTTTTGACGATTTTCATCCTCCTGGGCATCTTCATGACTTTCCTTACATCCAAGATCCTTTCAAAGACGGTATTAAAGGGTGTGCCTTCCTCCTTTACGCTGGAACTTCCGCCGTATCGGAAACCTCAGATTGGGAGGGTAATCATACGGTCTATCTTTGACAGGACACTGTTTGTTCTGGGCCGTGCAGTATGTGTTGCAGCACCGGCCGGACTTCTTATATGGCTCATGGCAAACATTGTCGTGAAAGATAAGACGCTGCTTGTGTATTGTGCGGGTTTCCTGGATCCCTTTGCCAGACTTTTGGGTATGGATGGTGTGATACTCTTTGCCTTTATACTGGGATTTCCGGCCAATGAGATTGTAATCCCGATTATAATCATGTCCTACATGGCCGAGGGGAGTCTGCAGCAGATAGAAAGCTTTACAATATTAAGACAGCTTTTTATCGATCATGGCTGGACGTGGATTACCGCCGTATGTGTGATGCTGTTTACGCTTATGCACTGGCCTTGTTCAACAACCTGTCTGACGATAAAAAAAGAGACACAGAGTTTGAAATGGACGTTGCTTTCTGTATTGATTCCAACTGGTATGGGGATGCTGCTCTGTTTTATATTTGCAAATGCAGCCAGACTGGTCAGCAGTTTTTTCTAGCGTGCTGATATTCCTGAGTGAATTTTATCTTACTTTCAGATCCAGCAGCACGTCCTGATAGAGGGGCAGCAGTTCTTTTAAGATAAGTGCTCTGTGTTGGAGAACCTTATTAAGCTGCGCCTCTTTTACCTGTATTTTTGCAATATTCCCAACGGTCCGGATCCGAAAATCGCTGAAACCTAAGCCCATCAGGAATGATTCACTGTGCTCTACACGTGCAAGCTCCTCTTTTGTGATTTTCTGGTTTGTGGGGATTCGGGTTGCAAGACAGGCATAACTTGGCTTGTCCCAGGTGAAAAGCCCGTATTCTTTGGACCGCCGCCGTATCTCATCTTTTGTAAGTCCAGCCTCTCTTAACGGAGATAAGACCTTCAATTCCTCCAAAGCCTTCATTCCGGGACGATCTGCTACATCATCTGAAGCATTGGTTCCGTCCAACAGGATTGTAAATCCATCTTTTTTTGCAGTATCTTTGATTAAATTGAAAACTGTCTGTTTACAATAGTAACATCTGTTGGATGGGTTAGCTGTCACAGTTTCATTGGACAGGACATCAACTGATAAAATTGTCATAGGTACGCCTGTCTGCTCCGCTACTTTTTTCGCATCCTCCAGTTCAAATTCAGGTTGAAATGCTCCTTTTACAAAGTAGGCATGTACTCTGGCTCCTGCATTTTTTGCCTCATATAAAAGATATGAGGAATCCACTCCACCTGAAAATGCAACAGCAACATTCTGATTCCGGTTAAAAAACTCATGTAATGTCATACTTATTCTCTCCTGCCTTAAGGCTTTGTTTTTCGATATATTACGATTAAAGTATAATGAGAAAAACTTCGTATGTCAAGCGCCCCCGAGGTTGCAATCCGGGCAGCAGTGGGTATATAATATAATGATACCAGGGTCAAAAGGTCATGCGTCTCATGCCTGCATGAAAAAGCATGAGTTTGAGGCTCACAAAGCATGAGAAAGCAGGTTTTTATATTCGGAAAGGAACTACTATATTGATTGATCAATATGAAAGAACCATAGATTATCTGAGAATTTCTATTACAGACCTTTGTAATCTTCGATGCATATACTGTATGCCAGAAGAAGGTGTGGAGAAACTATGTCATTCGGACATTATGTCGTATGAGGAGATCATAGAGATCGCCCGGGCTGCCACAGAGTTGGGAGTTTCTAAAATCAGGATAACAGGGGGGGAACCTCTGGTGCGCAAAGACGTGGTTTCCCTGGTGCACAGATTGGCAGAACTGCCCGGAGTCAGAGACCTGTCCATGACTACGAATGCGGTGCGTCTTGCTCCGATGGCAGAAGAATTAAAAAAGGCAGGTCTTAAAAGGGTTAATATCAGCCTGGATACACTGGATGAAAAAAAGTTTCATTATATCACAAGGAATGGTACTTTACAGGAGGTATTTCAGGGAATACAAGCGGCAGCTGACTGTGGCATGCAGATGAAACTCAACACTGTATTGGTGGGAGGATTTAATATAGAGGAAATTCCGGTTCTTGCCAGACTTACCAGGGAGTATCCGCTGGAATTGAGATTTATAGAACTGATGCCGATTGGACATACAGTGCCATTCGGTAAGGAAGCGTATGTATCCGGTGATATTGTGCTGCAGTATCTTCCGGATCTGAAGCCTGTGAGTCAAAAGGGAGGAGTAGCCAGACTCTATCAGCTTCCGGGGGCAAAGGGAAGGGTTGGTTTGATTTCCCCCTTAAGCAATCACTTTTGCCAGGACTGTAACCGTATCAGGCTGACGGCTGACGGACATCTGAAGCCATGTCTTCACTCGGAAGAGGAAATCCCTGTTCGGGGACTGAAAGGAGAAGAATTAAAAGAAACACTGCGCAGGGCGATGTATGAAAAGCCTGCCCGCCATGGGAAATTGTCATATGACAGCCGTTCGAAAAGCGCGCGCAATATGAATGCCATAGGGGGCTGAGATATTAGGAAAACTTTAATGCTTATGGAGGACTGGAATGGAGAACTGTACGATTTATTATGATGATACAAAGCATAGCTGTCAGTTAATGGCTCAGAAAATGTCCGAATACGATCACATCATATGTAAAAAAGCTTCTGATTTTACCAGGCAGACATTTATCTATGAGGGAAGCCCGAATGTTGGATTCATATTTGAAAGTGATAAGGAAAAGCTTCCTTATGGGATGAAGCATGTAATCTGGAGAATTGTAATGGATAAATCCAACTATGTTTTCGTGGTGGTGACAGGTGGTTCCCGGGAATTTGAGTCACTGAAAACTGTGAATGACGAATTGAGCCAGAGAGGTTACAGACTCAGTAATATCTATTTAAAATATGTATTCGAAAAACATCACATGGATCAGCAGGAGGTTATTCGAAAGATAATCGGGGATATGGAAAAGAAGGAGGCAAGATATCCGGAGCTCAAAGAAAAAGTCGATGGGTTATCCAAAACAGAATTGAGAAAAGCATTGAAGGCAGGATACAAAGAATACAGGAAGTATAAAAAGAAGAACAAAAAAGCATAGCAGGAAGATATAGGAAAGGAATATACGATGGAAAAAATCAGAATTGGAATAGCAGGATACGGAAACATAGGACGCGGAGTTGAACTTGCAATCCTGCGCAATGCAGATATGGAACTGAAAGCAGTATTCACCCGCAGAGCGCCGGAAAGCGTTAAAATTATGACCGAAGGTGTTCCAGTGGTACACATGGATGATGTGACGAGCTGGAAGGAGGATATAGATGTGATGATTCTCTGCGGTGGCTCTGCCACAGATCTTCCGGTGATCGGACCGGAACTTGCAAAGAATTTTAATACAATTGACAGCTTTGATACACATGCCAGGATTCCGGAATACTTTAAAGCTATGGAACAGGCTGACAGGGAAGGGAAAAATATAGGAATTATCTCTGTGGGCTGGGATCCCGGACTGTTCTCTTTGAACAGACTCTATGGAGATGCGATCCTGCCACAGGGTGATACCTATACTTTCTGGGGAAAAGGTGTCAGCCAGGGGCATTCAGATGCAATCAGACGCGTACAGGGTGTAAAGAATGCGATCCAGTATACGGTGCCGATAGACGAGGCGGTAGAAAAAGTCAGAAGCGGCAGTGGACCCGAATTATCTGCAAGAGAAAAGCATCTGCGTGAATGTTTTGTTGTTCCCAAAGAAGGGGCAGATTTAAAGGCAATTGAAGAAACAATAAAAAGTATGCCGAATTATTTTTCGGATTATGATACTACTGTCCATTTTATCACCGAAGAAGAGCTGAAGGAACATCACAGTAAGATGCCTCACGGCGGTTTTGTTATCCGCAGCGGTGAAACAGGCAGAGACGGGAACCGGAATATCATTGAATA
The window above is part of the Novisyntrophococcus fermenticellae genome. Proteins encoded here:
- a CDS encoding LysM peptidoglycan-binding domain-containing protein, whose amino-acid sequence is MAEGYLIIQARTAEDAIPLAGVQVKIMDADNNVLYELRTDENGNTEKISLQTVDRSLSLDPAYEGTPYTSYNLEAFSSHFDSLYISGIHIFDGETACQPVTLIPLPENRSVPVMNQLFIGEVALEMDAPRNQKGPAVEPFILRHVVIPNPITVHLGTPSSSAINVQVYFPDYVKNVACSEIYPTWPRAALVSNIYAIITFALNRVFTEWYRSNGYNFDITNSPAYDQYYVYGRTIYESVSGIVDDIFNQYIRQQGHIAPYFSSFCNGTTVTCSGLSQWGTVSLADQGMSALDILRSYYPEDIEIAETYMITDIIISYPGAALRLDSTGLDVQTIQTYLERIRKNYPAIPNIDDPPGVYGNSTQAAVTKFQTIFNLTPDGVVGKATWNKISSIYTAVARLAELDREGAALGIETVSPNYILSLGSTGINVLTLQYMMQFIGKYYPGIAQVTQSGTFDAPTTHAVTTFQQLTGINPNGVADRATWSKLYELYWGIMDNAPGPAQEPGIMDYMVQPGDTVWLLAQRFHTSVDDILKANNLKRTAIHAGQELKIPVNSMGPDFQYTVQKDDTPWLIAQKFNTTAEDIKKLNNLSSNLLLIGEKLLIPTEGLPS
- a CDS encoding FeoA family protein, whose protein sequence is MREISKLSELEQGEKALVLEICSEESMGRRLQELGLIKGTEVTCIRKSPLGDPVAFLIRGALIALRLEDASCVKVQNCEVQDWD
- the moaA gene encoding GTP 3',8-cyclase MoaA — protein: MSLRLTKHEKAGFYIRKGTTILIDQYERTIDYLRISITDLCNLRCIYCMPEEGVEKLCHSDIMSYEEIIEIARAATELGVSKIRITGGEPLVRKDVVSLVHRLAELPGVRDLSMTTNAVRLAPMAEELKKAGLKRVNISLDTLDEKKFHYITRNGTLQEVFQGIQAAADCGMQMKLNTVLVGGFNIEEIPVLARLTREYPLELRFIELMPIGHTVPFGKEAYVSGDIVLQYLPDLKPVSQKGGVARLYQLPGAKGRVGLISPLSNHFCQDCNRIRLTADGHLKPCLHSEEEIPVRGLKGEELKETLRRAMYEKPARHGKLSYDSRSKSARNMNAIGG
- the feoB gene encoding ferrous iron transporter B, with protein sequence MGLKKEADRVIALGGNPNVGKSTVFNELTGLHQHTGNWIGKTVTNAQGYCNHKQQGYAVVDLPGCYSLIAHSAEEEVARDFICSGKADVIIIICDATCMERSLNLVLQTLEIASNVVVCVNLMDEAEKKGIKIDLSVLSEQLGVPVVGTAARSKKGLALLMDAVARTIEQNHEKKNVKITSFEDAGDTLRGLDPYITISAVDDICKKSITYENNNYRTRDSRIDHILTGKWTAFPIMILALLGIFWLTITGANYPSEMLSKFLFWIEDQLVVLFQWLHVPEVLTGLLLSGVYRVLAWVVSVMLPPMAIFFPLFTLLEDVGVLPRIAFNLDKCFKKCCACGKQSLTMCMGFGCNAAGVTGCRIIDSPRERLIAIITNSFVPCNGRFPILIAVISMFFVGAASGGIKTILSAAFLTIFILLGIFMTFLTSKILSKTVLKGVPSSFTLELPPYRKPQIGRVIIRSIFDRTLFVLGRAVCVAAPAGLLIWLMANIVVKDKTLLVYCAGFLDPFARLLGMDGVILFAFILGFPANEIVIPIIIMSYMAEGSLQQIESFTILRQLFIDHGWTWITAVCVMLFTLMHWPCSTTCLTIKKETQSLKWTLLSVLIPTGMGMLLCFIFANAARLVSSFF
- the larE gene encoding ATP-dependent sacrificial sulfur transferase LarE, whose translation is MTLHEFFNRNQNVAVAFSGGVDSSYLLYEAKNAGARVHAYFVKGAFQPEFELEDAKKVAEQTGVPMTILSVDVLSNETVTANPSNRCYYCKQTVFNLIKDTAKKDGFTILLDGTNASDDVADRPGMKALEELKVLSPLREAGLTKDEIRRRSKEYGLFTWDKPSYACLATRIPTNQKITKEELARVEHSESFLMGLGFSDFRIRTVGNIAKIQVKEAQLNKVLQHRALILKELLPLYQDVLLDLKVR
- a CDS encoding DUF421 domain-containing protein; the encoded protein is MPEILKITLLSIGSIVVIFALTKMMGNRQLSQMSMFDYIIGITIGSIAAEMATSLEDNFTQPLVAMVVYALFDICLSIVGSRFMKARRIIEGKPLVLLNNGELYKKNLKKAKIDVTEFLMQCRVNGYFDVSKIETAILEENGKISFLPKVSERPVKPADMQLNPEQDYMVANVILDGKIMERNLKHTGKDEKWLTQQIKGQGADYVEDVLLATCDRNNQVAVFLKTNKSYTKDIFV
- a CDS encoding helix-turn-helix domain-containing protein → MVFFEKHGMEGKDFFHYTPLKNYSFPLHFHRAYELIYVNSGQLNVSIDQRDFLLKEHDMAFVFSNQIHEFKTIGYSDICVMLFPPEVIGDFYINYKGLVPEDNKIHWEKEIDFQKLKSIYGQKSFLYDLCSRIVEQSSFARINKTSQSRVLYQILLYVEENYDRACTLKDIARYLQYDYPYISKLFVRQMNMTFTDYINQYRISQACYQLKNTYRSISEIAADCGYNNLRTFHRNFKEIMTCAPGEYRAMD
- a CDS encoding diaminopimelate dehydrogenase; protein product: MEKIRIGIAGYGNIGRGVELAILRNADMELKAVFTRRAPESVKIMTEGVPVVHMDDVTSWKEDIDVMILCGGSATDLPVIGPELAKNFNTIDSFDTHARIPEYFKAMEQADREGKNIGIISVGWDPGLFSLNRLYGDAILPQGDTYTFWGKGVSQGHSDAIRRVQGVKNAIQYTVPIDEAVEKVRSGSGPELSAREKHLRECFVVPKEGADLKAIEETIKSMPNYFSDYDTTVHFITEEELKEHHSKMPHGGFVIRSGETGRDGNRNIIEYSLKLDSNPEFTSSVLVCYARAAWRLKKKGETGARTVLDIAPGLLSVKTPEELRAELL
- a CDS encoding right-handed parallel beta-helix repeat-containing protein yields the protein MEYHVAKDGSDYAGGTLREPFLTINKAASVAVAGDTVTVHEGIYREWVKPKCKGLSNIRRITYQAAEGEKVVIKGSEQIRDWQYVEGNIWKTVLPDSFFGDYNPFALEVFGDWLVSEETRHLGDLYLNGMSFYEAGSLEELDNPEMKKEILDNWTDKIVPVHNQEQTKYLWYAEVSEGYTTIFANFQGSDPNREYVEINVRRSCFYPQETGIDYITVRGFEMAQAATPWAPPTADQPGLLGANWSKGWIIENNIIHDAKCSAISIGKESSTGNNYRSIRKDKPGYQYQLEAVFTAERSGWCKEKIGSHIIRNNTIYDCGQTGIVGHLGCIFSEIHHNHIYNIALKREFYGHEIAGIKLHAAIDVQIHHNRIHDCSLGLWLDWEAQGTRVSGNLFYSNNRDFFVEVSHGPYLVDHNIMASEYSIDNVSQGGAYINNLICGTMVHRKEMTRSTQYHLPHSTKVAGFSFVYGGDDRFYNNIFIGSQSLDGVGTSHYKNYTTCLNAYIEAVDKIPGDAESFNLVEQPVYINHNVYFAEARPFEREEENLVEQNFQPDLKVIEDGDEVYLSCQLPETYENFSGEIPATKTLPRVRIADAEYERPDGDGLVLNIDLLGNKKSGKSPMGPISLLKNGKNYIKIW